The Candidatus Vesicomyosocius sp. SY067_SCS001 genome includes a window with the following:
- the dnaN gene encoding DNA polymerase III subunit beta, with amino-acid sequence MNIQLSVKELLEPLQTVISVIEKKQTLPILAHVLIQLKNNLLTLTTTDMEIEIKTSQIIKNKEKISFTIYAKDLINIINKLPENTILNFNINFRKINIKVNKNSFELNTFKHKDFPSLPKIKNKNIIKIKRKILKNLIENTSFSMGNQDIRAYLNGLYFEINKNNIIVVATDGHRLSIGKIKQINNSFNKKTVILPRKSILEFSKLLNKNKNEEINIYTSNNYFYLITNNTTIISKLINSKFPNYLPVIPTDFNNTIIINRLNFLNSLQQASIFVEKRTKGVKLIFKNSQLYIFSNSERGQAKTQIKTKNFNKKIEIEFNINYLISILEKLSTNEINMIIPKEKNKSCLLHSMNDDIYQYIVMPMRL; translated from the coding sequence ATGAACATACAACTTAGCGTTAAAGAACTATTAGAACCTTTACAAACTGTTATTAGTGTAATTGAAAAAAAACAAACATTACCTATTCTTGCACATGTTCTTATTCAACTTAAAAATAATTTATTAACTTTAACAACAACAGATATGGAGATTGAGATAAAAACTTCTCAAATTATAAAAAACAAAGAAAAAATTTCTTTTACAATATATGCAAAAGATTTAATTAATATTATTAATAAATTACCAGAAAATACAATTCTTAACTTTAATATTAATTTTAGAAAAATTAATATTAAAGTTAATAAAAATTCATTTGAACTTAATACTTTTAAACATAAAGATTTTCCTTCATTACCAAAAATAAAAAATAAAAACATAATTAAAATTAAAAGAAAAATTTTAAAAAATCTAATTGAAAATACAAGTTTCTCAATGGGTAATCAAGACATTAGAGCATATTTAAATGGATTATATTTTGAAATTAATAAAAATAATATCATAGTTGTTGCTACTGATGGACATAGACTTTCTATCGGAAAAATAAAACAAATTAATAACTCTTTCAATAAAAAAACTGTAATTCTTCCAAGAAAATCAATACTTGAATTTAGTAAATTACTTAATAAAAATAAAAATGAAGAAATTAATATTTATACATCAAATAACTATTTTTATCTTATTACTAATAATACAACTATAATTAGTAAGTTAATCAATAGTAAATTTCCTAATTATTTACCAGTAATCCCTACAGATTTTAATAATACTATTATTATTAATCGGCTAAATTTTTTAAATTCACTTCAACAAGCTTCAATTTTTGTTGAAAAAAGAACTAAAGGTGTTAAATTAATATTCAAAAATTCACAATTATATATTTTTTCAAATTCAGAAAGGGGACAAGCAAAAACACAAATTAAAACTAAAAATTTCAATAAAAAAATTGAAATTGAATTTAACATTAATTATTTAATCTCAATTTTAGAAAAATTAAGTACCAACGAAATTAATATGATAATCCCTAAAGAAAAAAATAAATCATGTTTATTACATAGTATGAATGATGATATATATCAATATATTGTTATGCCTATGCGACTCTAA
- the gyrB gene encoding DNA topoisomerase (ATP-hydrolyzing) subunit B produces MSKKQSQNSQEYKASSIKVLRGLDAVRKRPGMYIGDTNDGTGLHHMVFEVIDNAIDESLAGYCSKINIIIHEDKSVSISDNGRGIPVDIHPEEGISAAEVIMTILHAGGKFDNNSYKVSGGLHGVGISVVNALSEWVKLTVYRNNKIYYQHYDKGIPKKPIEIIGKSNKTGTNIHFKPNIHIFSNTEFNYDILANRIRELSFLNSGVHIEIEEFSTEKKDIFKYKGGIKAFIKHLNKTKTPIHNDIIEINTERKEIKIVVALQWSDSYQQSIYCFTNNIPQRNGGSHLAGFRGGLTRTINNYIDNSDIAKKEKNSITGEDTREGLTAIINIKIPDPKFSSQTKDKLVSSEVRAPIESIINDKLNDYFLENPKEAKTIIKKILDASRARNAARKAREITRRKGLFDISNLPGKLSDCQTKNPIESEIFLVEGDSAGGSAKQGRNRRTQAILPLKGKILNVEKARFEKILSSTEVGTLITALGCGIGKEEYNLNKLRYHKIVIMTDADVDGAHIRTLLLTFFYRYLPELIENGYLYIARPPLYKIKKGKKERYLKNDQELNDYLLQEGINNSYLFVSKKTPPIEGIELKFLIKEYYKINNIFNKLSKHYNLNLLKAIANSKPIDDLTNYKNINTWCSNLTENLNKNLTLEKTHKVIYNKNTNEVEYTLYIYGVKIDHTILNSVFFNSFDYQTIKKFAKKIENLITQESYVKNINKKIKVQYFSHVVEFLMNNARKGQSFQRYKGLGEMNPKQLWETTMDPKQRTLFKVKIEDSIVSDQVFSTLMGDAVEPRRNFIKDNALSVNNLDF; encoded by the coding sequence ATGTCTAAAAAACAATCACAAAATTCACAAGAATACAAAGCTTCTAGTATTAAAGTTTTAAGAGGATTAGATGCAGTACGAAAACGTCCTGGTATGTACATTGGTGACACTAATGATGGTACTGGATTACATCATATGGTATTTGAAGTTATTGATAATGCAATTGACGAATCCTTAGCAGGATATTGTTCAAAAATTAATATTATTATTCATGAAGATAAATCAGTTTCAATAAGTGATAATGGTAGAGGTATTCCTGTCGATATTCACCCTGAAGAAGGAATATCTGCCGCAGAAGTAATTATGACAATACTTCATGCTGGAGGTAAATTTGATAATAATTCTTATAAAGTATCAGGAGGACTACATGGAGTAGGTATTTCAGTTGTTAATGCATTAAGTGAATGGGTTAAATTAACAGTATATCGTAACAATAAAATTTACTATCAACACTATGATAAAGGTATACCTAAAAAACCAATAGAAATAATTGGAAAATCAAATAAAACAGGAACAAATATTCATTTTAAACCTAATATTCATATTTTTTCAAATACTGAATTTAATTATGATATCTTAGCAAACCGTATTCGTGAATTATCATTTTTAAATTCAGGTGTTCATATTGAAATTGAAGAATTTTCAACAGAAAAAAAAGATATTTTTAAATATAAAGGAGGTATTAAAGCATTTATAAAACACCTTAATAAAACAAAAACTCCAATTCATAATGATATTATTGAAATAAATACTGAACGTAAAGAAATTAAAATTGTTGTTGCATTACAATGGTCTGATTCTTATCAACAAAGTATTTATTGTTTTACTAATAATATTCCACAAAGAAATGGGGGTTCTCATTTAGCTGGGTTTAGAGGAGGGTTAACTAGAACAATTAATAACTATATTGATAACTCTGATATAGCTAAAAAAGAAAAAAATTCAATAACAGGTGAAGATACACGTGAAGGATTAACAGCAATAATTAATATAAAAATACCTGATCCAAAATTTTCATCACAAACTAAAGATAAATTAGTATCTAGTGAAGTAAGAGCACCTATAGAATCAATAATAAATGATAAACTAAATGATTATTTTTTAGAAAATCCAAAAGAAGCAAAAACCATTATTAAAAAAATTCTAGATGCCTCACGTGCACGTAATGCAGCTAGAAAAGCAAGAGAAATAACTCGTCGTAAAGGTTTATTTGATATCTCTAACTTACCAGGTAAACTAAGCGACTGTCAAACAAAAAATCCTATCGAAAGTGAAATATTTTTAGTTGAAGGTGATTCTGCAGGAGGTTCTGCTAAACAAGGACGTAATCGACGTACACAAGCTATTTTACCTCTTAAAGGAAAAATATTAAATGTTGAAAAAGCACGTTTTGAAAAAATTCTATCTTCAACAGAAGTTGGTACTTTAATTACTGCATTAGGATGTGGTATTGGAAAAGAAGAATATAATCTTAATAAATTACGTTATCATAAAATTGTTATTATGACTGATGCAGATGTAGATGGTGCACATATTCGTACTTTACTACTCACTTTTTTTTATCGTTATTTACCAGAACTAATTGAAAATGGATATTTATATATTGCACGTCCACCTTTATATAAAATAAAAAAAGGTAAAAAAGAACGTTACTTAAAAAACGATCAAGAATTAAATGACTATTTATTACAAGAAGGAATTAATAATTCATATTTATTCGTTTCAAAAAAAACACCTCCTATTGAAGGAATAGAATTAAAGTTTTTAATAAAAGAATATTATAAAATTAACAATATTTTTAATAAATTATCTAAACATTACAATTTAAACTTACTTAAAGCAATTGCTAATTCAAAACCTATTGATGATTTAACTAATTATAAAAATATAAATACTTGGTGTTCAAATTTAACAGAAAATTTAAATAAAAATCTAACACTAGAAAAAACACACAAAGTTATTTATAATAAAAATACTAATGAAGTTGAATATACATTATATATATATGGAGTTAAAATTGATCATACAATATTAAATTCAGTTTTTTTTAATTCTTTTGATTATCAAACTATTAAAAAATTTGCTAAAAAGATTGAAAATCTTATTACTCAAGAATCTTATGTAAAAAATATAAATAAAAAAATTAAAGTTCAATATTTTAGTCATGTAGTTGAATTTTTAATGAACAATGCTAGAAAAGGACAAAGTTTTCAAAGATACAAAGGGTTAGGTGAAATGAATCCTAAACAACTTTGGGAAACAACTATGGATCCTAAACAAAGAACTTTATTTAAAGTTAAAATTGAAGATAGTATTGTTTCTGATCAAGTTTTTTCCACCCTAATGGGTGATGCTGTTGAACCAAGAAGAAATTTTATTAAAGATAATGCTTTGTCAGTTAATAATTTAGATTTTTAA